Proteins encoded by one window of Cannabis sativa cultivar Pink pepper isolate KNU-18-1 chromosome 4, ASM2916894v1, whole genome shotgun sequence:
- the LOC115714119 gene encoding uncharacterized protein LOC115714119 — MSDTNSFDLILDFLRRNRFTRAEAALRSELGSRPDLNGFLQKLALEDKDSGNSLDGENGDKPVAENQTSSRNSSDISKELIVKEIQCGTGRNGSESKWKTASSSTGERNKANETTGTSDKGFTFYKGPEDTVLDLYSWKYSSSNGTANPYGAGEDSAVNAKGIAKSGEDVSFHSEKKTSWVGSTSKVVEEPKYNRTSVSEPKELDQQHKVAGAYSKENITDSLRSRGEEAANSSSDVWKDCSVKTVFPFSKGDFSTGNDSGSGSDKKEGKRKAEVTDVRVAIKEQVDEVGRALYLGKSQGSSEHNVMSSLVFPENHKEDFPRLPPVKLKSDSEDKLLSVNWEEKYDRDGPSTNLSSAENALLIGSYLDVPVGQEISSAGGRRTAGSSWLSVSQGIAEDASDLVSGFATIGDGLSGSDYPNEYWDSDEYDDDDDVGYMRQPIEDEAWFLAHEIDYPSDNEKGTGHASVPDPQERGPTKDEDDDQSFAEEDSYFSGEQYFQAKNVEPATASDDPIGLSVTELYGRNDDNDLIAQYDGQLMDEEELNLMRAEPVWQGFVTQTNELVMLGDGKVINESGRQRLDDVCMEEDQHGSVRSIGVGINSDAADIGSEVRESLVGGSSEGDLEYFQDHDVGFGGSRKHHHDSNMKHVKEKKKISKQESKKYIVGNSKEKPMEMKSLTDGGFSFPPPSRDEQLMPTSSSKSLWSNNCNAAAGDDNDECLNELMRSDEMLSSWKRKSTDSSPAKSSRDDNNATAVRSTNSSPSTLSNYAYAEREHAEEEDDEKAGISREEDAATSLEDEEAAAVQEQVRQIKAQEEEFETFNLKIVHRKNRTGFEEDKNFHVVLNSVIAGRYHVTEYLGSAAFSKAIQAHDLHTGMDVCVKIIKNNKDFFDQSLDEIKLLKYVNKHDPADKYHLLRLYDYFYYREHLLIVCELLKANLYEFHKFNRESGGEVYFTMPRLQSITIQCLEALQFLHGLGLIHCDLKPENILVKSYSRCEVKVIDLGSSCFETDHLCSYVQSRSYRAPEVILGLSYDKKIDIWSLGCILAELCTGNVLFQNDSPATLLARVMGIIGPIEQGMLVKGRDTYKYFTKNHMLYERNQETSRLEYLIPKKTSLRHRLPMGDQGFIEFVAHLLEVNPKKRPSALEALKHPWLSYPYEPISA, encoded by the exons ATGAGTGACACGAATTCCTTCGATTTGATTCTTGACTTCCTGCGGCGAAATCGGTTCACCAGAGCTGAGGCAGCTTTACGGAGTGAGCTTGGTAGTCGCCCTGATTTGAATGGTTTTCTTCAGAAACTTGCACTTGAAGACAAGGATTCTGGCAACTCTTTGGATGGAGAGAATGGGGACAAACCGGTTGCTGAAAATCAAACGTCTTCTCGGAATTCCAGTGACATTTCAAAGGAACTCATAGTAAAAGAGATTCAGTGTGGAACTGGTAGAAATGGGTCTGAAAGCAAATGGAAGACTGCTTCTTCTTCTACTGGGGAGCGGAATAAGGCAAATGAAACTACTGGAACTAGCGACAAGGGCTTTACTTTTTATAAAGGTCCGGAGGACACTGTGCTAGATTTGTATTCATGGAAGTATAGTTCTAGCAATGGTACTGCAAATCCATATGGCGCTGGTGAGGATTCTGCTGTTAATGCAAAAGGCATTGCGAAATCTGGAGAAGATGTCAGTTTTCACAGTGAAAAGAAAACTTCTTGGGTGGGAAGTACCAGTAAAGTTGTTGAGGAACCTAAGTACAACAGAACCAGTGTGAGTGAACCCAAGGAACTTGATCAGCAACATAAGGTTGCCGGTGCATACTCTAAGGAAAATATTACTGATAGTCTACGGTCAAGGGGCGAGGAAGCTGCAAATTCATCATCTGACGTGTGGAAAGATTGTTCTGTTAAAACTGTTTTTCCATTCTCTAAGGGTGATTTTTCAACTGGTAATGATAGCGGTTCTGGCTCTGATAAGAAAGAAGGAAAGAGAAAAGCAGAAGTAACTGACGTTAGGGTGGCAATAAAGGAGCAGGTGGATGAGGTGGGGAGGGCTTTATACTTGGGAAAGTCGCAAGGAAGTTCTGAGCACAATGTCATGAGCAGCTTAGTTTTTCCTGAGAATCATAAAGAAGATTTTCCAAGGTTGCCGCCTGTCAAACTTAAGTCAGACTCAGAAGATAAGTTATTGAGTGTTAATTGGGAGGAAAAATATGATAGAGATGGACCTAGTACAAATCTCAGCAGTGCTGAGAACGCTTTGCTTATAGGATCATATCTAGATGTACCTGTCGGGCAGGAAATTAGCTCTGCAG GTGGGAGGAGGACCGCTGGAAGCAGTTGGCTGTCAGTAAGTCAGGGGATTGCAGAAGATGCTTCTGATCTGGTTTCTGGTTTTGCTACTATTGGTGATGGTTTAAGTGGTTCTGACTATCCAAATGAGTACTGGGACTCTGATGAATATGATGACGATGATGATGTGGGATACATGAGACAACCTATTGAGGATGAAGCCTGGTTTTTGGCTCATGAAATTGACTACCCAAGTGACAATGAAAAAGGAACTGGGCATGCAAGTGTCCCAGATCCTCAAGAAAGGGGTCCAACAAAAGATGAGGATGATGATCAATCTTTTGCCGAGGAGGATTCTTACTTTTCTGGTGAGCAGTACTTTCAAGCAAAAAATGTTGAACCAGCTACTGCTTCAGACGATCCTATAGGATTATCGGTGACAGAACTATATGGGAGGAATGATGATAACGATTTGATAGCTCAATATGACGGGCAGCTGATGGATGAAGAAGAACTGAATTTGATGCGTGCCGAACCTGTCTGGCAGGGTTTTGTGACTCAGACAAATGAGCTGGTCATGTTGGGGGATGGGAAGGTTATTAATGAAAGTGGAAGGCAACGGCTGGATGATGTTTGCATGGAAGAGGACCAGCATGGTTCTGTTAGATCAATTGGTGTGGGAATTAACAGTGATGCTGCAGATATTGGTAGTGAAGTTAGGGAAAGTTTGGTTGGAGGTAGTAGCGAAGGGGATCTAGAATACTTCCAAGATCATGATGTTGGATTTGGTGGATCAAGAAAGCATCATCATGATTCTAACATGAAGCacgtaaaagaaaaaaagaaaattagtaaACAAgagtcaaaaaaatatatagttgGGAATAGTAAGGAAAAGCCTATGGAGATGAAAAGTCTTACAGACGGGGGATTCTCATTTCCTCCACCATCAAGAGATGAGCAATTAATGCCGACAAGTTCTAGTAAATCTCTGTGGTCAAACAATTGTAATGCTGCTGCTGGTGATGACAACGATGAATGCCTGAATGAGCTAATGAGGTCCGATGAAATGCTCTCGTCATGGAAACGGAAAAGCACTGATTCTTCACCTGCCAAGAGTTCTCGGGATGACAATAATGCTACTGCTGTTAGGTCCACTAATTCATCTCCCTCAACACTCTCAAATTATGCTTATGCTGAAAGAGAGCATGCtgaggaagaagatgatgaaaaaGCTGGCATCTCAAGGGAGGAAGATGCAGCAACATCACTTGAGGATGAAGAGGCAGCTGCTGTCCAAGAGCAAGTACGGCAAATTAAGGCTCAGGAGGAGGAATTCGAGACCTTCAACCTTAAGATTGTCCACAGGAAAAATAG AACTGGATTTGAGGAGGATAAAAACTTTCACGTGGTGTTAAATTCAGTGATAGCTGGTCGCTATCATGTTACTGAGTATTTGGGATCAGCCGCTTTCAGTAAAGCTATACAAGCACATGATTTGCATACAGGCATGGACGTTTGTGTGAAGATTATAAAGAACAACAAGGACTTCTTTGATCAAAGCCTTGATGAGATAAAGCTACTTAAGTATGTCAACAAACACGATCCTGCAGATAAATACCACCTCCTCCGATTGTATGACTACTTTTATTACCGA GAACATTTGCTAATAGTATGTGAACTTCTGAAGGCAAATTTGTATGAGTTTCATAAGTTTAATAGAGAATCAGGAGGGGAAGTTTACTTTACAATGCCAAGATTGCAG TCAATTACTATACAGTGTTTAGAGGCTCTTCAATTTTTGCATGGTCTTGGCCTAATACATTGTGACTTAAAACCTGAGAATATATTGGTGAAAAGCTACAGTAGATGTGAGGTAAAGGTCATTGATCTTGGGAGTAGTTGTTTCGAGACGGATCATCTCTGCTCATATGTTCAATCTAGGTCCTATCGGGCTCCGGAGGTTATATTGGGTCTTTCATATGATAAGAAGATTGATATCTGGTCACTTGGCTGCATCTTGGCAGAACTTTGTACTGGCAAT GTGTTATTCCAAAATGATTCACCTGCTACGTTACTGGCACGGGTGATGGGAATCATAGGCCCCATTGAACAAGGCATGTTAGTGAAAGGTCGagacacatacaaatattttacCAAAAATCACATGCTTTATGAACGGAATCAG GAAACGAGTAGGCTGGAATACTTGATACCAAAAAAGACATCCTTGAGGCATCGACTTCCGATGGGGGATCAAGGCTTCATTGAATTTGTTGCTCATCTGCTTGAGGTAAATCCGAAGAAGCGTCCATCTGCATTGGAGGCTTTGAAACATCCATGGTTATCTTATCCTTATGAACCCATATCAGCATAG